In the genome of Candidatus Aegiribacteria sp., the window GCTGGATATGGTCTTGCCCATAGGATACCTAAAGAGCGGATATACGAAAAAAACAGCAGACTGCATTCAGAGTGTTGTACGCGAATCAGCGGGAAGGCCGGTTAAGGTAATTCTTGAAACCTGTCTTCTTACCGACAGTGAGAAAGTGCTTGCCTGCAGAATCGCGATGGACAGCGGCGCTTCCTGGGTGAAGACCTCTACCGGTTTTGCCGCAGGGGGAGCTACGGTCGCGGATATTGTTCTTATGAGGAATGCTGTAGGCGAAGAACTGGGTGTAAAGGCTTCGGGAGGAATAAGAACCCTGGAGGATGCTCTTGCAATGATAGAAGCGGGAGCTAAAAGACTGGGATGCAGCAGAAGCGTAGAGATAGTTGAATCTTTTAATCACTGATGTCACAATTTGTATGCGGATATTAGTGCAGGCAACTGGAGGGGTCAACCAGTTGCCTGCTCATTTCCTGGATCATAATTTACTCTCTACGACCGATCAGGGAGGGGGTCAGACCGGCAGTACCTCAAGAGTAAAAACCGAAATGAATATCACAAAGAGAGTGATAAGCAGCCAGTTTTTTAATCCAGGTTTCTGCATTTGATAATCTCCTAGAAATCATGTATTTTTTATCTAGCAAGTTAAAAGGAAGCAATATTCTTTCCAATTAGAAATAACTTATGATTGTAGACCAACTGAATTCCAGACAGAAAGAGGCCGTAGACTATACCGATGGACCTCTTCTTGTTCTTGCAGGAGCCGGCAGCGGCAAGACAAGGGTTCTTACCGCCAAAATAGCCGATATTATTGAAAAAGGTTATGCAGAACCATGGGAGATTCTTGCCATGACATTTACCAATAAGGCAGCTCAGGAGATGAGGGAGAGGGTGAACAGCATTCTTCCTGGGAGGGGTTCCAGGATTCGAATGGGAACATTCCACTCCGTCTGTGCCTGGATCCTCAGGCGGGAAGCCCACCACCTGGGATACAACGAAAATTACACCATATACGATTCAGATGATCAAAAAACTCTTATTAGAAGGCTTCTGAAGAATATTGATTCATCAACGAAAATCACTCCCGGCCTTGCTAAAGGATATATCTCAAGTAGCAAGAATGAAGGCATATCCGCAGAGGAAGCAAT includes:
- the deoC gene encoding deoxyribose-phosphate aldolase — protein: MTRSELASIIDHTLLKPQAVSHDIEKLCREVIQYGFASACVNPIWVPLASDILGDYEPVVCSVIGFPLGATNCMAEEAARAVSNRAGELDMVLPIGYLKSGYTKKTADCIQSVVRESAGRPVKVILETCLLTDSEKVLACRIAMDSGASWVKTSTGFAAGGATVADIVLMRNAVGEELGVKASGGIRTLEDALAMIEAGAKRLGCSRSVEIVESFNH